A stretch of DNA from Gymnodinialimonas sp. 57CJ19:
GGGCCGATCCGATGCAAGACAATACGGCGCTTTTGGTCCTGCAATTGACCTCGGCGGATGCGGAACCCGTGGCGATTGCAACGGGGGGCGCTGCGGCGTCCAGTGATCGGTCTGAACGGGCCGTGGGGACGCCGGCCGGTGGGCCTTCACCCCGCGCGCAAACGCCAACAGACGTGGCACGCCCCGCCGGTGGGCGGCGCTGGGTACTGCCTGCGGGCGTGCTTGGCGGCGCCGCTGCGGCGGCCTTGGGAATGGTGATGTTTGGCTTGCCCAATGGCGGCGAGCCGGATCTGGCTATCGCCCCAACGTTCGAGCCCGCCATCGAGGTCGCCGCCGTCGCGCCCGAGATTGCAGCCCCCCCGGTTCCGGCGCCCGCACCTCCCCCAACGCCCGCGCCTCCCCCTGCGCCCGCCGGGAGCGGGGCCGCCGGGGCCCGCATCGCAGCGGTGCCTTCGGGAGAGGCTGCCGCGGACGTATCCGGGGCCTTGGGTGCCATCGCCGCGCCCACCGCCCTGGGCCGCGGGGCGACCCCGTTGGCCCTGCCCACCGCCGAGATTTCTGAGGCGATTTCGCCGCCCTCTGTCCCCGATAAATTCGCCACCGGTGTGGCCACGGCCGATGCCGCCACTCTTCCTTTCGGCGCGGTCCCCTCGGTGGTGCCCTTGCGCGAAGGGATCAACGCACCGTCCCCTGGCACGGCGCCCCTTCCGGGCCTGCAATCGCAGCGCGGGGTGCATGGAGTCGCGCCGCAGGAACGGGGGCGCTGACATGGACGATACCGTTGAAATCTCGATCGTCATGGCTGCCTCGGATACGGTTCTCATAGATCAGCAGACCCTGCGCCTGCCCGTGGAACTGGGCCGCTTCGGGGCACATAATACCGGGCGGATCAGCGCCGGGCATGGGCAAACCCTTCATTTTGGCGAGGGTTTTGGCACCCTTTCCCGGGCACACATGACCATCGACAAGGGACCGGACGGGGTGCTGGTGGTGACGGATATTTCCTCAAACGGGGTGGCACAGATAGGGCAGGCGGGTTCGGCCCCGGTGGCGCTTGGTCGGGGCGGTACGGTGCGCATGGCGCCCGGCGCGATGCGCACGTTTGAGACGGTGGGGCTGAAGGTCACGATTTGTGCGCCCAACGTCGCGCAGGTGGCCACGATCGGGCAGCCGCTGCATCTGGTGTACGACAGCGCGTCCAGCGGGCGGTTGAGGGCGCTGGACCTTGACGACGTCTCGATTTCCTTGGTGGCCAATGGCGCGGAAGTGTTGATGCGCCGCCGCCCCGGTGCAGCCCGCGCGGCGTTGGGTGCGACCCGTGCCGAGGGCACCACTTGCCTCGTCATGGTCGGCCCCGATGGCGCGGGCGGGATCGAGGCAATTTGCGGCGTGACGGGCGAGGTCACCCACAATCGCCGCGCCCTGGATGCGGACGAATCCGTGCCGATGGACCATCTTGATACGGTCGAAATCCGCGGACAAATGTTGCGGATCATGTCGGCGGAAGACGGCAAGGGGCTAAGCTGCACAAACAGCGCTTGCCGTCAGTTGAACCCCTACCTTCCGGGCGAAAACTGCCGCTATTGCGGGCAACGTCTGGGGGATGGAACCTCTTATTGGGTTCACTCCTAAGGTGTTGAGATGATTGTGTTCCCTGTCCGCTTCCGGGTCCGTCAGATTGGCATTGATGGCAATGCCATCGGCCCCTCGCGCATCTTGTTGTGCGAAGAGGCGGGCAGCTTCCTGGTCGGCAAAAACGACGACGCAGATGTCCCTCTGGCGGGGGAGGCCGTGTCGCGGCGGCACATGTCCCTGGTGCTTAGCCCGCAAGAGGTCCGGGTGCGCGACGAAGGCTCCACCAACGGCACCTATGTGAATGGGACGCGGGCCGATGATGTGGCCTTGTCGGTCGGCGATCAGGTGTCGATCCCCGGCTGGTTGCTAGAGCTTTTGGGCCCGTCTGCTGACGCCGCGCGGGCCACTCACATCGGAACGGAGGCCGTCGACGCGAGCCTCGTGAGCCGCTTGGTCATCTCCGATGAGGCCACGTCGCCTCGGTCGCGCCGCCGCTTTCCCGATGCGGAATTTGGCACGAGCGAGGCGGTTGATGTCACGGCCCTACGCGCCTCTGGCAATCCAGTGGAAGAGGCGCGTTTTTGTGCCGTCGGCGGCGGTCTGGGCAGCTTCGTCTGGGTCGACCACCTGCGCTGCTACGGGGTCGCGGCGGCCGATATCAAAGTGATCGGAACCGAATCTAATTGTTACCAGACCTACAAAAGATATTGTAAAAACAGCCAGATACCGGATCACGAGCGGCTGCGTTCAAACTCGCTTAGTCGTCCCGACAACATCTGGGGCTTTCCCGGCTATGCGTTGCGCGAAGTGGGCCAAGGCACCGGGTATCTGGGCGTGTTGCAGGTGTTGGCAGAGCCCACTTTGGCGCAATCCTATACCCCGCGTGCGGGTGATGTTTTTGACAGCCTTGATCGGGAAGCGACCCGTATCGGTTGGCCGGAAATGTTGGTTAAGGCGCAGGTGTTGGGCCTGCGAAAGACCACTGACGGGCGCTATGCTGTGGCCTATAAGCTTTGGGGCGGGGAGGCCCTTGGTCAGGCGCGCAATCGCTATATGGTGGCCGATGTCATCCATCTTGCCACGGGCTACCCCGCGACCCGTTTTGTCGATGATTTTCAAACCTTTATCACAAGTCATCCTGAGTCTCGGGCACAAGTTGCCAACGCCTATGAGCCCCACGATCAAATCTATGCCGAGGCCGAAAAACGCGGCGGTCCGGTGCAAGTTGTGGTGCGCGGGCGGGGGATTGTGGCGTCGCGTATTCTGCAAAGGCTGCACGAGGCGCGGGCGAAAAACCCCGACCTGCGGATCATTCACTCCATGCGCAGCCCCATCGGCGCGGGTGACGGAGCCAGTTTCCGAAATGCCCGCAGGTTGGCGCGAAATAACGTGCAAATTCAGCCCTTTAACTGGCCTAAGTCGTGTTGGGGGGGCGACCTACGGGTGCTCTATGAAGCGGCAGACGCGCCGACTCGTGGCGTGCTGTTGAACCAGCTAGGAGGCACCACCACGGCGGAGCGCTCCGATTGGTTAACGCTGGTGGAACGGGGCACCGAAGAAGGCTGGTACAGGCCCGTATTCGGCACGATCCGCGCCCTGCATCCCCTGCCGCCGCAGGGGGCGCAACCTTCTGGCGTGCGGGTTGAGATTGCCACAGTGGAAGGTAATACCGAGCAGATCAACGCCGACTATCTTATTGATTGCACCGGGCTAATTGCCGATATCCGCCGGTCGCCCCTGTTGGCGGATTTGCTGGATGTCTACGACCTGCCGCGCAACCATGCCTACCACTTGCGTGGTGACACGCCCGAGCAGGGGCATGCCACGGGTCTTGCGTGCTCTTCCAACTTCGAGATTGAGGGACTGCGCAATGGCACGGGCCGCGTATATGCGGCCGGTACGATCACCACGGGCGGGCCGTATCTGGCCGTCGATAGCTTTTTGGGTCTGCAATATTCTGCGCTGCGATCAGTCGATCATCTGGTGGCAGAGCGGCAGCACAAGGTGCGAAATCTTGGCCCGTTCCGATCCTTCGCGGGGTGGAGCAAATGGATGATCGGACGCCGCCCATGACCCGTCCCAAGCCAGAGGTGTCGCAATGATTCCCACCCTCGCGGGTCGCCTTCAGACGCGGATTTTTCTTTTCCTTTTCATCGGGATACCCGTGACCCTCTTGTTCGGGATGGCGCAAGTGGGCTGGACGTGGAACTGGCCCGCGATCCAGATCTACATGTGGTTTTTGTGTGCGGTGACGGGCTGCGGGCTGCTGCTCGACCCGGTTTACATTTTCGCCCAATCCCTGCGATGGGAACGGGATTGGCCTTTCGCGTTTCAAGCCTTCTTTTCGTGGGTAGAGTTCGCGATCGTCTACTTCGTCGCCCGCGCCGGGCTTTTCCCTTTCTTGCCCGAGGCGGCGTTTCAATCCCTCAGCACCCCGGCGTGGCACTACACCTTGGTCTTCGTGCCGTCCTTCCTGGCGTTGCTCGGGCCGATGCAGGTGCTCTTTATTCGCTGGCGCTTCAAGGGCGGGCAGTTGGGTAAGCTGTGACCCGACCATCTGCCATGATGCCTGTTGTGAAGGCATGGATTCCGATCCATCTGGCCGTGCTTCTGGCGGCCTATGGGTGGTTGTATTGGGACAGTGCCTTGGCGCTCAGCACGGTGTTGGGCCTTTGGTTTTTCTTCCCCGTCGGCGTGGTTGGCGCGCTCATCGCCAATGCAACGGGGACGGGGGGCGGCGTGGTCTTTGTGCCGGTCTTCAGTGCATTGCAGGATGGCGGCATCGCTTTGCCGCCTGCCTTGTTGCAAATCGCGACGTTGAAACCCGAGGAAACCGTTGCGGTTTCCTTTGCGATACAGTGTTTTGGCATGTCCGTGGGGGCGCTGGTGTGGGGCCACGGGATCTTCGTGAAGGATGCGTTGGCTTGGGATGAGAAGGTCTCGGCGCAAACCTTAATGGCGTTAACCTTCACACCCCTCGCAACGGGGGTTCCGGCGCTATTGTTAACACAATTTTATGTGGAGGTGGACGGCGCGGCGTTACTGGGATGGTTCAAGGTCTTCTCTCTCCTGCTCGGGATCACTTTGCTGATCTTCGCCTGGATGCAGCGCCGGAACGCCGCCAAGGACCGCAAGATCTGGGTATCCCCGACCGAGTTGTGGGTGCTGTTGGCCTTGGGTGCGATTGGCGGTTTCGCAACGGCTCTGTTTTCCGTCGGAATCGGAGAGTTTCTTGCCATCTATCTGATATTGCGTCGCTTTCCAACGAAGGTCGCCATCGCCGTGGCCGTGTGGGTCAGCGTTGTCTGTGTGCTCTGCGGCGTGTGGGAGGGGTATTTCACAGGTCTCGTGCGGTCCGAAATCGTCCTGATCGCCGTGCCCGGCGCGATTGTTGGCGGAGCTTTGGCCAAGGGCATGGCACAGGTGTTGGGAACGCTGTGGCTGAAAACATTGGCGTCGCTTTGGATCATCGGATCGAGCCTCAATCTTCTCCTTGGTTAGTTAACCGTCTTCGCCCCCGGTAAGGGTGATCCGCGCGTCGCAGGTCACGCCTTCTGGCGTCGCCAGCCATACGTCCAACGCCCGTGTGGCGTTGCCTGAATCGGGTAAGGCAAGGGGGGTGCCTTGCGTGCCGAAATGCCAGCTTTCGCCGAAGCGAGCGACGACGACGGGGTTACAAATGCCCTCCGCCGTGACGCGCAACGTGTAGTCGCGTGCGGTGCCCAGTATGTTGATCGCCACATCGGGGGCCTGGCTGACGGAGAGGTCCAGTTGCACCCGTTCCAACGCCGCCGCGAGCGAGGAATCTTGCGCCCCTGCACAGGGCAAAAGCGCCACGTCTCCGCCTGCTTCGACGTCAAAAACACGCTGTCGCGCCAGTGAGTTGGGCAGGATCGGAATGCCATCCATAGCCCGGTCGATCACCGCGCAATCGCGCAAATCCGGGGCGGTTTCCTCTACCCCCATGCGCCAAATTTCGGCCTCGCCCCCATCGGCGCGGCCGGTGGCGAGATAGCTGTTGTCGAAGCTGAAATACCCCTGCGTGGCGGTGCCGAAATCCCTGATCTCAAGACCTGTGGCCACGTCCATCAACCGCGCCGTACGTCCCTGGGATGCGCCGATGAAAATCATCGTGCCATCGGCCGAGATAGACAGCGCGGCGCCCCGCGCCGCGTCCTCGATCGGGCCGCTGCCGCGCAGGCCGCCTGTCAGAAGGTCGATCACCTCCCAGGTCTCCTCATTGGCGCGGAGAAAGTTGAGCCGATCGCCCGACAAACGATAGGTGGTATAGGCGGCCCGTGCCGCGACGGTGGCGACGACTTCCTGTTCGATCAGGCTGTTGTAGATCAACACTTCGCCGCTGCCGTGGAGCACCAGATACCCTTGATCGCCGCCAATGGGGGACAGCGCGGCGACCGCGCCGATGCGGTTTGTCGCGGTCTGAAGAAGGCGCCCATCGGGCGCGAAGACGCGGACGCCGGAAGGGGTTAGAATATTGATTTCGTTACTTGTTTCAGAGAAGGCGATGCGAACCGGCGTGCCTTCGGGGACGGAGGTGATAATCCGCTCCACCGGCGTGGCGTTGGGATCACTCAGGGAGCCGAGCGAAGTATTGACGACGTTAACCTGTCCGCCCCCGGCAGCGCGGGTGAAGACGAAGAACTGCTCGTCGGTGCTGATCGCGCGGTTGGCGGTGGTGACGGTGACCGGTTCGAACCGCAGGATTTCCCGACGGGTTCGCACATCAAACAGGCGGTTCGGCGTGCCGTCCGGCGTGGTCGCAATCAGGTAAGACCCCCCAGCCGAAAATCCCAATCGCACCACAGTGTCGGGGATGCCGCGGGCAAGGTGGGCCTCATATTCGCCGCTTTGCCGATCATAAAGCGCGATGCCGCCGGTGCTATCCACGGCGGCGATGCGGCGGTTGTCCCAAGAGAAGCGCGGCAGCAACGCGAAGGTGCCATTCGGCGCGCGCAGAGTGGCTTGCAGCACCCAATCGCCCCGTGCCTCAACCGAGGCTTGCAGGGCCGCCGCCAAAGCGTTTTCTGCGATCTCTAGCGCCTCGCGAAGCTCAGCCTCTGTGCCTTCCAACGCGGCAATCTGGCCTCGTAAGGCGTTGTTTTCAATTTCTAGCACGCCGATACGGTCGCGCAATTCGGCGATCTCCGCCAGATTGGGCAAGGGCGCATTTTCCAAGGTGGCGATTTGCGCGATCAGGCGTTCACGCGCCGCTTCCGAGGTTTCAAGCGATGCTTCCAGCGCCCGCAATTCCGTTTGCGCGGCGTCCAATTCAGTGCCTCGGGCCTCGGCCTGTTGTAGCTGTGCATCCAGCGTGGCGGCGCGGATTGTGGCGGCGTTCAGGGCCGTCTGCGCGGCGGCCAGATCTTCCTCGGCGCGGGTCAAGAGCGCCTGGGTGGTGCGGGCCTCCACCAAACGGCTTGTGGCTTCCGCAAGGCTGGCTTCCAAGGTCGTGACGCGGGCGCGGGCGGCGATGCCGTCGCTTTCCAACCCGGCGATTTCGGCGGCGAGGGCGCGGCCTGCGGCCTCGGCGTTAACCAAACGGGCCTGAGTTTCTGCCGTCAAAGCCTCGGCGGCAACAGCCCGTTCTGCGGCGGCCGACGCGGCCGATTGCGCCGCTTCCAGATCCGCTGACAACGCGGCCAGGGCCGCTAATTCCCCTTCCAGTTCAGTGATTTGCGCGGTCGCTGCGTCGCGGGCCGCTTGGGCCGCGTCCAGTTCGGCCAACGTGGCGCTCATGTCGCCGCTTGCG
This window harbors:
- a CDS encoding protein phosphatase 2C domain-containing protein, translated to MSAIGYDVATALWQGARPYQEDTLLADFHGGVDRGFAILADGMGGHAAGDLASRLVVIDAASHLKFLIHDGEGLEKSLHSELSSAITTANDVLRDRAADDRRLQGMGTTFLATVIFEDRLYWASVGDSPLYLWREGALRQLNEDHSMAPVIDQMAKSGEITREEAANHPDRNALTSVLMGRSLKAMDVPETATVLDPGDVLIQASDGLQYLDNAEISQIVGEGGSSAHIAAALIGALKDRADPMQDNTALLVLQLTSADAEPVAIATGGAAASSDRSERAVGTPAGGPSPRAQTPTDVARPAGGRRWVLPAGVLGGAAAAALGMVMFGLPNGGEPDLAIAPTFEPAIEVAAVAPEIAAPPVPAPAPPPTPAPPPAPAGSGAAGARIAAVPSGEAAADVSGALGAIAAPTALGRGATPLALPTAEISEAISPPSVPDKFATGVATADAATLPFGAVPSVVPLREGINAPSPGTAPLPGLQSQRGVHGVAPQERGR
- a CDS encoding FHA domain-containing protein, whose product is MIVFPVRFRVRQIGIDGNAIGPSRILLCEEAGSFLVGKNDDADVPLAGEAVSRRHMSLVLSPQEVRVRDEGSTNGTYVNGTRADDVALSVGDQVSIPGWLLELLGPSADAARATHIGTEAVDASLVSRLVISDEATSPRSRRRFPDAEFGTSEAVDVTALRASGNPVEEARFCAVGGGLGSFVWVDHLRCYGVAAADIKVIGTESNCYQTYKRYCKNSQIPDHERLRSNSLSRPDNIWGFPGYALREVGQGTGYLGVLQVLAEPTLAQSYTPRAGDVFDSLDREATRIGWPEMLVKAQVLGLRKTTDGRYAVAYKLWGGEALGQARNRYMVADVIHLATGYPATRFVDDFQTFITSHPESRAQVANAYEPHDQIYAEAEKRGGPVQVVVRGRGIVASRILQRLHEARAKNPDLRIIHSMRSPIGAGDGASFRNARRLARNNVQIQPFNWPKSCWGGDLRVLYEAADAPTRGVLLNQLGGTTTAERSDWLTLVERGTEEGWYRPVFGTIRALHPLPPQGAQPSGVRVEIATVEGNTEQINADYLIDCTGLIADIRRSPLLADLLDVYDLPRNHAYHLRGDTPEQGHATGLACSSNFEIEGLRNGTGRVYAAGTITTGGPYLAVDSFLGLQYSALRSVDHLVAERQHKVRNLGPFRSFAGWSKWMIGRRP
- a CDS encoding protein kinase, translated to MPNAPSTPRGPDAVTKLLPAGELPAGWKLLEGQYEIVRLIASGGFGITYLARDTLGRDVAVKECFPLGLAQRAAASHTVSATSAGTSEHFETARGQFLREARMLAGLRHPNVVHVQSLFEENGTAYMAMDFIHGRDLHEEIEGDALPPSRVLALARDLLGALEYVHAQGVLHRDIKPQNIRIDRFGMPMLIDFGAARAETQARSRMAGTFRVVTDGYSPHEFYVSGAKQGPHSDLYALAATLHHVITGAAPIAADERASAMATGHADPYAPIADAHPEFDPRLLHLIDRALRMVPDERPADARAWLTALTDSATAPSSAPPAAAPSRLLAGVAIGALLAGLAGAAIWALQPPWLSSEMPEMQAQMRQLESELSGANAARTEAEARLQSLEATLTEAEAELSRLEAASGDMSATLAELDAAQAARDAATAQITELEGELAALAALSADLEAAQSAASAAAERAVAAEALTAETQARLVNAEAAGRALAAEIAGLESDGIAARARVTTLEASLAEATSRLVEARTTQALLTRAEEDLAAAQTALNAATIRAATLDAQLQQAEARGTELDAAQTELRALEASLETSEAARERLIAQIATLENAPLPNLAEIAELRDRIGVLEIENNALRGQIAALEGTEAELREALEIAENALAAALQASVEARGDWVLQATLRAPNGTFALLPRFSWDNRRIAAVDSTGGIALYDRQSGEYEAHLARGIPDTVVRLGFSAGGSYLIATTPDGTPNRLFDVRTRREILRFEPVTVTTANRAISTDEQFFVFTRAAGGGQVNVVNTSLGSLSDPNATPVERIITSVPEGTPVRIAFSETSNEINILTPSGVRVFAPDGRLLQTATNRIGAVAALSPIGGDQGYLVLHGSGEVLIYNSLIEQEVVATVAARAAYTTYRLSGDRLNFLRANEETWEVIDLLTGGLRGSGPIEDAARGAALSISADGTMIFIGASQGRTARLMDVATGLEIRDFGTATQGYFSFDNSYLATGRADGGEAEIWRMGVEETAPDLRDCAVIDRAMDGIPILPNSLARQRVFDVEAGGDVALLPCAGAQDSSLAAALERVQLDLSVSQAPDVAINILGTARDYTLRVTAEGICNPVVVARFGESWHFGTQGTPLALPDSGNATRALDVWLATPEGVTCDARITLTGGEDG
- a CDS encoding sulfite exporter TauE/SafE family protein, which gives rise to MTRPSAMMPVVKAWIPIHLAVLLAAYGWLYWDSALALSTVLGLWFFFPVGVVGALIANATGTGGGVVFVPVFSALQDGGIALPPALLQIATLKPEETVAVSFAIQCFGMSVGALVWGHGIFVKDALAWDEKVSAQTLMALTFTPLATGVPALLLTQFYVEVDGAALLGWFKVFSLLLGITLLIFAWMQRRNAAKDRKIWVSPTELWVLLALGAIGGFATALFSVGIGEFLAIYLILRRFPTKVAIAVAVWVSVVCVLCGVWEGYFTGLVRSEIVLIAVPGAIVGGALAKGMAQVLGTLWLKTLASLWIIGSSLNLLLG